The stretch of DNA CGCCGCCTGGGAGCTGCCCGAGCTCGCGGCCCGCTGGTGCCTGGCGGAGGCGGGGCTCGAGCCCGGCGACCTCGACGCCGTCGCCTACTCCTTCGACGTCGGGCTCGCCCGGCCGGCCGACGACCTCGGGCTCCACGACCCGTGGGACCACCTCCGCCAGACCTACGCCCGGCAGGCACCCGACTTCCTGGCCAGCGCCCTGCCCGGGCTCGACCCGGCCGCCGTCCGGTTCGTCCCGCACCACGTCTCCCACGCGGCGTCCGCAGCGCTGGCCGCACCTCACGGACCCGTCGGCGGGGAGCCCATCGACGTCCTGGTCCTCGACGGCCGCGGCGAGTGCGCCAGCCACCTGGCCGGCAGCTACGACCCCGCCGGCCGGCTGACCACGCACCGCACCCAGGAGCTGCCAGACTCGCTCGGTCTGCTCTACGAGGACCTCACCGAGCACCTCGGGTTCCTGCGCTCCAGCGACGAGTACAAGGTGATGGCGATGGCCTCGTACGGCGAGCCGCGCTTCCTCGATGAGCTTCGCGAGCGGATCCGCCCCACCGGCGACGGAGGGTTCGGCACCCGGCGGATCGACTGGAACGCCCTGGCCAAGCGGCTGCAGCCGGGTGAGCAGTGGACCTCCGACCACGCCGACCTGGCCGCCAGCGTGCAGCGCCGGGTCGAGGAGGTGCTCCTCGAGCTGGCGATCTGGCTGCGCGAGCGCACCGGCAACACCTCGCTCGCGCTCGCCGGCGGGGTGGCCCTCAACTGCGTCGCCAACACGGTGCTGCACGCCGGATCCGGCTACGAGCACGTCTGGGTGCAGCCGGCCGCGGGCGATGCCGGCACCGCGCTGGGTGCTGCCCTGCACCTGGCCGCGTCCGGCGGCGAGACCCTCGCGCCCTGGCCCGGCGCCGACCTGGGTCGTGGGTGGTCGGAGGAGGAGATCGAGACGGTCCTGCGTACCGCCCGGGTGTCCTACGAGCGCCCCGCGGACGTGGCGGAGGCGGCCGCGGAGTGCCTGGCGGCCGACGGCGTGGTGGCGTGGTTCCAGGGCCGCAGCGAGTTCGGCCCGCGTGCCCTGGGGCACCGCTCTCTGCTGGCCCATCCCGGCCGCGCCGAGAACCTGGAGCGGCTCAACGACGTCAAGGGCCGCGAGCAGTTCCGACCGGTGGCGCCGATGGTGCTCGCGCACCGCGCCGGCGAGATCTTCGGTCGGGGGCCGCTGCCCTCGCCGTACATGCTCTTCGTGCACGACGTGGCCCCCGGGTGGCGCGACCGCATCCCCGCGGTCGTGCACGTCGACGGCACCGCCCGGATCCAGACCGTCGAGGTCGAGCACGAGCCGCTGCTGGCCCGCATGCTCGAGGGGTTTGAGCGGCGCACCGGGTTGCCGGTGGTGGTCAACACCAGCCTCAACACCGCCGGCCGCCCGATGGTCGACTCGCCCCGCGACGCGCTGGAGTGCTTCGGCTCGGCGCCGATCGACCTGCTGGCGATCGGGCCGTTCGCCGTGCGGAGGGCCGGCGCATGAGCGAGCCGACCACGATCGTCATCCCCACGCTGGCGCGCCCGAGCCTGGACGCGCTGCTGACGGCGCTGGCCGGCCAGAGCATCCCTGTCACGGCGTCGATCATCCTGGTCGACGACCGACGCGACCCGGGCGAGACGCCTCCGTCGGCGATCGAGCCGCCGACCGGCGCGGACCTCGACATCACCGTCGTCAGCGGGCGAGGCCTCGGGCCGGCCCACGCCCGCAACGTCGGCTGGCGCCACGCCCGCACGCCCTGGATCTCCTTCCTCGACGACGACGTGCTGCCCGATGCCGAGTGGTACGCCTCGCTGCTGACCGACCTCGAGGCCGCCGAGCAGGCCGGCGCCGCCGGCAGCACGGCCCGCGTGCACGTGCCGTTGCCGCCCGACCGCCGGCCCACCGACTGGGAGCGCGGCACCGCGGGGCTGGCCACGGCCCGATGGATCACCGCCGACCTGTCCTACCGGCGAGCGGCCCTGGCGGCGGTCGGCGGCTTCGACGAGAGGTTCCCGCGAGCCTTCCGCGAGGACGCCGACCTGGCCCTGCGGATCACCGAGGACCTGGGCGCCGTCATCGTCGAGGGCGAGCGCCGCATCACCCACCCCGTCCGCCCCTCCGACGACTGGGCCAGCCTGCGGCAGCAGGCCGGGAACGCCGACGACATGCTGATGGCGCGGGTCCACGGCGCCGACTGGCACGACCGGGCCGGTGAGCACGTCGGGCGCCGCCCGCGGCACGTGGTCATCACCGCTGCCGGAGTCCTCGCCGTCGGCGGGGCGCTGGCTCGCCGGGGCGCGCTGGCGGCCGTCGGCGCGACCATCTGGGCGGCCGGTACGGCGGAGTTCGCGTGGCGCCGGATCGCCCCGGGACCGCGCGACAGCGACGAGGTACGGCGGATGCTCCTGACCAGCATGGCGATCCCCCCGGCCGCCACCTGGCATACCGCCCGCGGCCTGGTCGAGCACCGGCACGCCGGCCGCTGGCGCGGGCTGCCGGAGCTGGTGCTGCTCGACCGCGACGGCACCCTGATCCGCGACGTCCCCTACAACGGCGACCCGGCGAGGGTGGTGCCGATGCCCGGTGCGCGCCGGGCCCTGGACCGGCTGCGTGCCGAGGGTGTGCGGCTGGCGGTCGTCAGCAACCAGTCCGGCGTCGCGCGCGGGCTCATCACGCCCGCCCAGGTGGAGGCGGTCAACGCGCGGGTGGCCGAGCTGCTCGGCCCCTTCGAGGCGTTCTACGTGTGCGAGCACGGCCCCGACGACGGCTGCTCGTGCCGCAAGCCGCAGCCCGGCCTGGTCAAGCAGGCGCTGGCGGAGGCCGGCGTCGTACCCGACCGGGCGCTGCTCATCGGCGACATCGGCAGCGACGTGGAGGCAGCGGCAGCGGCCGGGGTGAGGGCGGTGCTGGTGCCGACGCCGGTGACCCGAGCCGAGGAGATCGCGGCCGCTTCGCACGTCGCCCGGACGCTGGCCGAGGCGGTCGGCTCCGTCCTGGGTGCGACGACCGAGAAGGCCACCCGATGAGCACGCTCGCGGTCCGGCTGGACAGCCTCGGCGACCTGATCGTCACCGGCCCCGCCCTGCGGGCGCTCGCCCGGGAGGATGACGTCACGCTGCTCTGCGGCCGCCGTGGCCGTCCCGTGGCCGACCTGCTGCCCGGCGTCGGCCGGGTGCTGGAGTGGACCGCCCCCTGGATCGACCCGGAGCCCGAGCCGGTCGACCCCACCTCCGTCGCCGATCTGCAGCGGACCATCGCCGAGGGCGGCTTCGACCGGGCGCTGATCTTCACCTCCTTCCACCAGTCGCCGCTGCCGACCGCCCTGATCCTGCGTCTGGCCGGCGTGCCCTGGGTCGGCGCGATCAGCGTCGACTACCCCGGCTCGCTGCTCGACCTGCGGGTGCGGGACGTGCCCGACGATCTCCCTGAGCACGAGCGCGCGCTCAGGCTCGCGCGGGCCGCCGGCTGCGAGCTGCCCCCCGGCGATGAGGGCCTGCCTGCGCTCAGCGGGGTGCCGGAGCCCGATCCGGCCCTCGGGCTCGCCGCGCCGTACGTCGTGCTGCATCCGGGCACCTCGGTCCCGGCGCGCGCCTGGCCGGCCGAGCGCTTCCGGTCCGCTGCCGACCGGCTCGTCGAGCGGGGGCACCGGGTGGTGGTCACCGGCTCGGAGGAGGAGCGGATGCTGACCAAGTACGTCGCCGACGGCGTCGCGCTCGACCTCGGCGGCAGCCTCGACGTACCCGGCCTGGCTGCGGTGCTCGCCGGTGCCGCCTGCGTGGTGGTGGGCAACACTGGCCCCGCCCACCTGGCGGCCGCGGTCGGGACGCCGGTGGTCAGCCTGTTCGCACCGACGGTCCCCGCGGTGCGCTGGGCGCCGCGCGGTGCGCCGGTGACCCTGCTCGGGGACCAGGACGCGCCATGCCGCGGCACCCGGGCCACGACCTGCCCGATCCCCGGGCACCCCTGTCTCGCGGCGGTGACGCCGGGAGAGGTGGTCGACGCGGTGGAGGGTCTGTGCGGACGGCCCGGGAAGGAGCACCGATGAGAGTCGCTCTCGTCTCCGAGCACGCCAACCCCCTCGCCGCCCTCGGTGGCGCCGACGCCGGCGGTCAGAACGTCCACGTCGCCGCCCTCGCCGCCGGTCTGGCGCGGCTGGGGCACGAGGTTGTCGTCTACACCCGCCGTGACAGCCCCGAGCAACCCGCCCTGGTCGAGACCGAGGACGGGTACGTCGTGGAGCACGTCTCGGCCGGCCCCGCCCACGAGCTGCCCAAGGACGAGCTGCTGCCCCACATGCGCGAGTTCGGCGTACGGCTGCGGGACCGGTGGCGGCGTGAGCCGGTCGACGTCGTGCACAGCCACTTCTGGATGAGTGGGCTGGCGGCGCTGCAGGCGACCCGGGGCACGGGGATGCCGGTGGTGCACACCTTCCACGCCCTCGGCTCGGTCAAGCGCCGTCAGCAGGGCGACGCGGACACCAGCCCGCCGCAGCGGATCGACCTCGAGCGCCGGCTGTGTGACGAGGTCGACCACGTCATCGCCACCTGCAGCGACGAGGTCGCCGAGCTGGAGCGGCTCGGGCTGCCGAGGACCCGTGCGACGGTCATCCCGTGCGGCGTCGACACGCACCTGTTCCGGCCCGGCCCGGAACGGCCGCCGCCCCGGATCGGGCCGCGGCAGCGGCCGCACCGGCTGCTGGTGGTCGGCCGGATCGTCACCCGCAAGGGCATCGGCAACGTGATCGAGGCCGTCGCCCAGCTGCCGGACGTCGAGCTGATCATCGCCGGTGGTCCGCCGCCCCACCGCTACGAAGCGGATCCGGAGGTCCAGCGGCTGCGCGAGCTGGTGGACGACCTGCGGCTCGGCGATCGGGTCGTGCTGACAGGCAGCGTCGAGCGCGCCGAGGTGCCTGCGCTGATCCGGGTCAGCGACGCGGTCGTCACCGTGCCCTGGTACGAGCCGTTCGGCATCGTCCCGCTGGAGGCGATGGCCTGCGGGCGGCCCGTGGTCGGCACCGCCGTCGGGGGCCTGCTCGACACCGTGGTCCCGGGCGTCACCGGGGAGCTGGTCCCGCCGCGCGAACCCGCCGTCCTGGCCAGCACCCTGCGCGAGCTGCTGGACGACGCCGACCGGTGCCGGCGGTACGGCGAGGCGGGCCGGCGTCGCGCGGTGGAGCACTACGACTGGAGCACCGTGGTGGCCGACACGGCCGCCGTGTACCGCTCGCTGAGCGCGGACGCCCTCGCGACAGGAGCCGCCCGATGACCCCCTGCGACCACGCCCACCTCGCCGAGCTGCGCAACGCCCTGGCCGACTTCGAGCCCTGCGTCGACATCGCCGACCGCTGGGGGCGCCGGCTGGCGGCGGTGCTCGAGGGCGGCGGTCGACTGCTGGCGGCCGGCAACGGGGGCAGTGCGGCGCAGGCCCAGCACCTCACCGCCGAGCTCGTCGGGCGCTACCGCGAGGATCGTCCGCCGTACGCCGGGATCTGCCTCTCCGCTGAGACCTCCTCGCTGACAGCGATCGTCAACGACTACCCGGCCGACGAGCTCTTCGCCCGGCAGGTCGAGGCGCACGGGCGGCCGGGGGACGTGCTCGTGCTGATGTCGACCAGCGGCCGCAGCCCCAACGTCGTCCAGGCCGCCCGACGCGGCCTGGCACACGGGCTGCAGGTGTGGGCCTTCACCGGCCCGCTGCCCAACCCGCTGGCCGACGTCGCCGGTGAGGCGCTGGCCGTCGAGGCGGCCTACACCGCCACGGTGCAGGAGCTGCACCTGGTCGCGCTGCACATCCTGTGTGCCGGGTTCGACGACGCCCTGGGCGTCGGGGCCGACGCCGAGCGCACCGTGGAGGTGCTGCGGTGATCGTGGTCGCCGGCGACGCCCTGCTCGATGCCGACCTCACCGGCCGGGCGGCGCGCCTGATGCCTGAGGCGCCGGTGCCGGTGCTCGATGAGCTGGAGGAGGTACGCCGGCCCGGCGGCGCGGCCCTGGCGGCCGCACTGGCCGCACGCGACGGCGCCGAGGTGGTGCTCGTCGCGCCGATCGCCGAGGACGAGGCCGGCGAGCAGCTGCGCACCGAGATCGAGGCGTCGGGGGTGGACCTGATCGCCGTGCCGACCTCGCGCGGCACCGCTGTCAAGCGCCGTGTTCGCGCGGGCGGCCAGTCGCTGCTGCGGTTGGACAGCGGCGACGGCCCGCACGGCACCGGCCCGGACGGCACCGGCCCCGACGGCATCGGTGAGCTGCCGGCCGCGGCGACCGAGGCGCTGCGAGGGGCCTCGGGCGTGCTGGTGGCCGACTACGGCCGGGGGATCACCGCTCACCGCGAGCTGCGCTCGGTGCTGGCGGGTCTGCCGCGGCGCACCCCGATCGTCTGGGACCCGCACCCGCGCGGCGCCGCCCCGACCGCCGGGATGCGGCTGGTCACCCCCAACGAGGCCGAGGCCGGGGCGGCCGGCCCCGGGCTGGCGGCACTCGCCGACCGGGCGGCCGAGCTCGTCGGCATCTGGCGTTGCGAGGCGGTCGCCGTCACCCTCGGCGCCCGCGGCGCCCTGGTCTCGCGCGGTGAGAGCTCACCGTCCGTCATCCCCGCGCCGCGCGTCGACCCGCTCGACACCTGCGGTGCGGGGGACCGGTTCGCCGCCTCGGCGCTGCTTGCGCTGGCCGGCGGGGCCCTGACGATCGAGGCAGTGCAGGCGGCGGTCGAGGAGGCAGCCCGCTTCGTCGCGCAGGGCGGTGCCGCCGCCGTCGGTCGGCGCGAGCATCACGACCCGGCGTCCCGCGACGTCGACGGAGGGTGGGAGGTCGTCGAGCGCGTCCGGGCGGCCGGCGGCACGGTGGTCGCCACCGGCGGCTGCTTCGACCTGCTCCACGCCGGTCACGTCGCCACCCTCGAGGCGGCCCGGGCGCTGGGGGACTGCCTCGTGGTCTGTCTCAACTCCGACGACTCGGTGCGCCGGCTCAAGGGCCCCGCACGGCCGTTGATCCCCGCCGTCGATCGGGCCCGGGTGCTGGCGGCGTTGACGCCGGTCGACGCGGTGCTGGTCTTCGAGGAGGACACCCCGGTGGAGGCGATCCGGACGCTGCGCCCCGACGTGTGGGCCAAGGGCGGTGACTACGCCGGGGCCGAGCTGCCGGAGGCGGCGCTCCTGCGCGAGTGGGGTGGCCAGTCGGTGGTGCTGCCCTACCTGCGCGGTCGCTCGACCACCCGGATCGTGGAGACCGCGCGCACCCGATGACCGGAGGGGCGTTCACCGACGCGGAGACCCCACGCGTCCTGGTCTATCGCGCGATCGGACTGGGCGACCTGCTCACCGGCGTGCCGGCGCTGCGGGCACTGCGCGCCGCGCTCCCCGGCCGGTCGATCGTGCTGGCGGCGCCTGCCGCACAACGGCCCCTGATCGAGCTGGTCGACGCCGTCGACGCCCACCTGCCGACCGCCGAGCTGGCGCCGGTGGCCTGGGAGGGCCCGCCGCCCGAGGCGGCGATCGACCTGCACGGCAACGGTCCCGCCTCGCGGCGCCTGGTCGAGGCGCTCGGCGCGGCGCGGGTGATCGGCTTCGACCTGGTGCCCGGCAACCCGGCCTGGGACCCCGATGAGCACGAGCGCGGCCGGTGGTGCCGCCTGGTCACCGTGGCCTTCGGCGGTACGGCGGATCCCGACGACGTACTCCTCGCCCGACCGGCACCGCCGCCACGCGGCGCCGGGGCGGTGCTGATCCATCCGGGGGCCGCCTCCGGTGCCCGACGCTGGCCCGCCGAGCGCTTCGCGGCGGTGGCACGACGGCTGGCGGCCGACGGGCACGAGGTGCT from Nocardioides sp. BP30 encodes:
- a CDS encoding glycosyltransferase, with the protein product MRVALVSEHANPLAALGGADAGGQNVHVAALAAGLARLGHEVVVYTRRDSPEQPALVETEDGYVVEHVSAGPAHELPKDELLPHMREFGVRLRDRWRREPVDVVHSHFWMSGLAALQATRGTGMPVVHTFHALGSVKRRQQGDADTSPPQRIDLERRLCDEVDHVIATCSDEVAELERLGLPRTRATVIPCGVDTHLFRPGPERPPPRIGPRQRPHRLLVVGRIVTRKGIGNVIEAVAQLPDVELIIAGGPPPHRYEADPEVQRLRELVDDLRLGDRVVLTGSVERAEVPALIRVSDAVVTVPWYEPFGIVPLEAMACGRPVVGTAVGGLLDTVVPGVTGELVPPREPAVLASTLRELLDDADRCRRYGEAGRRRAVEHYDWSTVVADTAAVYRSLSADALATGAAR
- a CDS encoding HAD-IIIA family hydrolase, coding for MSEPTTIVIPTLARPSLDALLTALAGQSIPVTASIILVDDRRDPGETPPSAIEPPTGADLDITVVSGRGLGPAHARNVGWRHARTPWISFLDDDVLPDAEWYASLLTDLEAAEQAGAAGSTARVHVPLPPDRRPTDWERGTAGLATARWITADLSYRRAALAAVGGFDERFPRAFREDADLALRITEDLGAVIVEGERRITHPVRPSDDWASLRQQAGNADDMLMARVHGADWHDRAGEHVGRRPRHVVITAAGVLAVGGALARRGALAAVGATIWAAGTAEFAWRRIAPGPRDSDEVRRMLLTSMAIPPAATWHTARGLVEHRHAGRWRGLPELVLLDRDGTLIRDVPYNGDPARVVPMPGARRALDRLRAEGVRLAVVSNQSGVARGLITPAQVEAVNARVAELLGPFEAFYVCEHGPDDGCSCRKPQPGLVKQALAEAGVVPDRALLIGDIGSDVEAAAAAGVRAVLVPTPVTRAEEIAAASHVARTLAEAVGSVLGATTEKATR
- the rfaE2 gene encoding D-glycero-beta-D-manno-heptose 1-phosphate adenylyltransferase, whose translation is MIVVAGDALLDADLTGRAARLMPEAPVPVLDELEEVRRPGGAALAAALAARDGAEVVLVAPIAEDEAGEQLRTEIEASGVDLIAVPTSRGTAVKRRVRAGGQSLLRLDSGDGPHGTGPDGTGPDGIGELPAAATEALRGASGVLVADYGRGITAHRELRSVLAGLPRRTPIVWDPHPRGAAPTAGMRLVTPNEAEAGAAGPGLAALADRAAELVGIWRCEAVAVTLGARGALVSRGESSPSVIPAPRVDPLDTCGAGDRFAASALLALAGGALTIEAVQAAVEEAARFVAQGGAAAVGRREHHDPASRDVDGGWEVVERVRAAGGTVVATGGCFDLLHAGHVATLEAARALGDCLVVCLNSDDSVRRLKGPARPLIPAVDRARVLAALTPVDAVLVFEEDTPVEAIRTLRPDVWAKGGDYAGAELPEAALLREWGGQSVVLPYLRGRSTTRIVETARTR
- a CDS encoding glycosyltransferase family 9 protein, with the translated sequence MSTLAVRLDSLGDLIVTGPALRALAREDDVTLLCGRRGRPVADLLPGVGRVLEWTAPWIDPEPEPVDPTSVADLQRTIAEGGFDRALIFTSFHQSPLPTALILRLAGVPWVGAISVDYPGSLLDLRVRDVPDDLPEHERALRLARAAGCELPPGDEGLPALSGVPEPDPALGLAAPYVVLHPGTSVPARAWPAERFRSAADRLVERGHRVVVTGSEEERMLTKYVADGVALDLGGSLDVPGLAAVLAGAACVVVGNTGPAHLAAAVGTPVVSLFAPTVPAVRWAPRGAPVTLLGDQDAPCRGTRATTCPIPGHPCLAAVTPGEVVDAVEGLCGRPGKEHR
- a CDS encoding glycosyltransferase family 9 protein — its product is MTGGAFTDAETPRVLVYRAIGLGDLLTGVPALRALRAALPGRSIVLAAPAAQRPLIELVDAVDAHLPTAELAPVAWEGPPPEAAIDLHGNGPASRRLVEALGAARVIGFDLVPGNPAWDPDEHERGRWCRLVTVAFGGTADPDDVLLARPAPPPRGAGAVLIHPGAASGARRWPAERFAAVARRLAADGHEVLITGSADERPLAAGVAGRAGLGAEAVLAGTTGLGELAALVATAGLVVCGDTGMAHLASAFGTRSVVLFGPTPPARWGPPPGPHTVLWHGTGVGDPHACDPDPALLRIDVEEVLEAASHPGT
- a CDS encoding D-sedoheptulose-7-phosphate isomerase, encoding MTPCDHAHLAELRNALADFEPCVDIADRWGRRLAAVLEGGGRLLAAGNGGSAAQAQHLTAELVGRYREDRPPYAGICLSAETSSLTAIVNDYPADELFARQVEAHGRPGDVLVLMSTSGRSPNVVQAARRGLAHGLQVWAFTGPLPNPLADVAGEALAVEAAYTATVQELHLVALHILCAGFDDALGVGADAERTVEVLR
- a CDS encoding carbamoyltransferase family protein, which codes for MRVLGVNALFHDPSAALVIDGVTVAAAEEERFSRRKHGHRPVPFAAWELPELAARWCLAEAGLEPGDLDAVAYSFDVGLARPADDLGLHDPWDHLRQTYARQAPDFLASALPGLDPAAVRFVPHHVSHAASAALAAPHGPVGGEPIDVLVLDGRGECASHLAGSYDPAGRLTTHRTQELPDSLGLLYEDLTEHLGFLRSSDEYKVMAMASYGEPRFLDELRERIRPTGDGGFGTRRIDWNALAKRLQPGEQWTSDHADLAASVQRRVEEVLLELAIWLRERTGNTSLALAGGVALNCVANTVLHAGSGYEHVWVQPAAGDAGTALGAALHLAASGGETLAPWPGADLGRGWSEEEIETVLRTARVSYERPADVAEAAAECLAADGVVAWFQGRSEFGPRALGHRSLLAHPGRAENLERLNDVKGREQFRPVAPMVLAHRAGEIFGRGPLPSPYMLFVHDVAPGWRDRIPAVVHVDGTARIQTVEVEHEPLLARMLEGFERRTGLPVVVNTSLNTAGRPMVDSPRDALECFGSAPIDLLAIGPFAVRRAGA